One region of Dokdonia sp. 4H-3-7-5 genomic DNA includes:
- the pheT gene encoding phenylalanine--tRNA ligase subunit beta, with protein sequence MKISYNWLKQFIDIDWSAEKTGNLLTDLGLEIEGIDTYQSVKGGLEGIVIGHVLTCVQHENADKLKITTVDIGADKPVQIVCGAPNVAAGQKVPVATIGTTLYTEEGEAWKIKKGKIRGEESHGMICAEDELGLGKSHDGIMILNEDLIPGTPAAEVFEIENDQVFEIGLTPNRADAMSHWGVARDLKAGLLQQGVNKGLITPSTSSFKIEKRLHKIDVQVLDAEKAPRYAGVVISDLKVSESPEWLKHRLKAIGLSPINNIVDATNYVLHDLGQPLHAFDLNKIAGDKIEVRTVEAGTKFTTLDGVERELHEDDLMICDAEKPMCIAGVFGGAHSGVTENTSAIFLESAYFNPVAVRKTAKRHGLNTDASFRFERGIDPNIAEYALTRAALLIMEIAGGEITSEIVDIYPKKIEDQQVFLNFDNATKLIGEELPKEVIKGILMSLDIKINNVTESGIGMTIPAFRNDVTREADVIEEILRVYGYNNITFGKKLNATVSSSSKFDDHKVSDVIGNQLAAQGFYEMMANSLTTPAYTALSENLKEEHQVEMLNPLGKELSVMRQSMLFSGLEAISYNVNRRRGNIKLFEFGKTYHNYTEERKEDKHLALFVTGSRTEESWTNPTTPTNFYYLKGVVSAVLEKLGITRVRSSAVKNDIFSEAVGLSLGKQQVVSYGIVKKSILKKFDLSQDVYYADFNWDAILEIAARNNVKFKDIPKYPSVRRDFALLLDANVQFEDITTIAKQTEKQLLKDVNLFDVYEGKNLPEGKKSYAVSFLLQDENKTLTDKQIDKTMNKLQQRFEKELGATLR encoded by the coding sequence ATGAAGATTTCTTACAACTGGCTAAAGCAGTTTATCGATATAGATTGGAGTGCCGAAAAAACCGGAAACCTCCTTACAGACCTAGGTCTAGAAATTGAAGGAATAGACACCTACCAAAGTGTAAAAGGTGGACTAGAAGGAATTGTAATAGGTCACGTACTTACTTGTGTGCAGCATGAAAATGCAGACAAACTCAAGATAACCACAGTAGATATAGGTGCAGATAAACCTGTACAAATAGTATGTGGAGCTCCTAATGTCGCAGCAGGACAGAAAGTACCCGTAGCAACCATAGGAACTACACTTTACACAGAAGAAGGTGAGGCTTGGAAAATAAAGAAAGGTAAAATACGCGGTGAAGAATCTCACGGAATGATCTGTGCAGAAGACGAGCTTGGGCTAGGTAAAAGCCACGATGGAATTATGATTCTTAATGAGGATCTTATCCCTGGAACACCAGCCGCAGAGGTTTTTGAAATAGAAAACGACCAAGTTTTTGAGATAGGATTAACACCTAACCGTGCAGATGCAATGAGCCATTGGGGTGTTGCCCGTGATCTTAAGGCAGGTTTATTACAACAAGGGGTTAATAAAGGTCTTATTACTCCATCTACATCTTCATTTAAAATTGAGAAGCGCCTACACAAGATCGATGTTCAAGTACTAGATGCAGAAAAAGCACCTCGTTATGCAGGAGTTGTGATCAGCGACTTAAAAGTGAGCGAATCTCCAGAGTGGTTAAAGCACAGACTTAAAGCCATAGGCCTCTCTCCTATTAACAACATTGTAGATGCGACTAATTATGTATTACATGATCTAGGACAACCACTACACGCTTTTGATTTAAACAAGATTGCAGGAGATAAGATTGAAGTGCGCACTGTAGAAGCAGGTACTAAGTTTACTACACTAGACGGTGTAGAGCGTGAGTTACATGAAGATGACTTAATGATTTGTGACGCAGAGAAACCTATGTGTATTGCAGGAGTTTTTGGTGGAGCCCACAGCGGAGTTACAGAAAACACCTCTGCTATATTTTTAGAAAGCGCCTATTTCAACCCTGTTGCTGTACGTAAGACGGCTAAACGTCATGGTTTAAATACAGATGCATCTTTCCGTTTTGAGAGAGGTATCGATCCTAATATTGCAGAGTATGCTCTCACTAGAGCCGCGCTTCTTATTATGGAAATTGCTGGTGGAGAAATTACTAGCGAGATTGTAGACATCTACCCAAAGAAAATAGAAGATCAACAGGTATTCTTGAACTTTGATAACGCTACAAAACTTATAGGAGAAGAACTTCCTAAGGAAGTTATTAAAGGTATATTGATGTCACTAGATATCAAAATCAATAACGTTACAGAAAGTGGCATTGGGATGACTATTCCTGCTTTTAGAAACGATGTAACTCGCGAGGCAGATGTTATAGAAGAAATTCTAAGAGTGTACGGTTACAATAATATCACCTTTGGTAAAAAGCTTAATGCTACGGTGTCTTCAAGTTCAAAATTTGACGATCACAAAGTAAGCGACGTGATAGGAAACCAACTTGCCGCTCAAGGTTTTTATGAGATGATGGCAAATAGTCTTACTACACCAGCATATACAGCACTTTCTGAAAATCTTAAGGAGGAGCATCAAGTTGAGATGCTTAATCCGCTAGGGAAAGAATTGAGTGTGATGCGACAGTCTATGTTATTTTCTGGATTAGAAGCTATCTCATACAACGTAAACCGTCGTAGAGGAAACATTAAACTCTTTGAGTTTGGTAAAACCTACCATAACTACACAGAGGAGCGCAAAGAAGATAAGCACCTTGCCCTATTTGTTACTGGAAGTCGCACCGAAGAATCATGGACCAACCCTACCACTCCAACTAACTTCTATTACCTCAAAGGCGTGGTAAGCGCTGTACTAGAAAAATTAGGGATTACTAGAGTACGGTCTTCTGCAGTGAAGAATGATATTTTTTCTGAAGCCGTAGGACTATCACTAGGAAAACAACAAGTAGTAAGCTACGGTATCGTTAAGAAAAGTATCCTCAAGAAATTTGACTTATCCCAAGATGTGTATTATGCAGATTTTAACTGGGATGCTATTTTAGAGATTGCTGCTCGTAATAATGTTAAGTTTAAGGACATTCCAAAATATCCTTCTGTACGACGTGACTTTGCACTTTTACTAGATGCAAATGTTCAGTTTGAAGATATTACAACCATTGCAAAGCAAACCGAGAAACAATTACTTAAAGATGTAAATCTTTTTGACGTTTACGAAGGTAAAAATCTTCCTGAAGGCAAGAAAAGTTATGCAGTAAGCTTCTTGTTACAAGACGAAAACAAGACACTTACAGATAAGCAGATAGACAAAACGATGAATAAACTGCAACAGCGTTTTGAAAAAGAGCTAGGAGCTACACTTCGATAG
- a CDS encoding M1 family metallopeptidase, whose protein sequence is MKYLFLFLITCCAFAKAYAQDISPQTASVDFKTINASLSLDFDSKSVLGSIETTFMILQNVDQVVVDGVAMKVVDKTPSITVTATDSTIVLTGEFKAGTTYKAQFDYQVKPLKAAYFVNNNGKEEFWTQGQGKYTSHWLPSIDDMNDKIVFDLKVAGHNSKTIIANGKGNRVLKDYGALFSSFDMQQPISSYLVALVAGNYAMKSETASSGVTLEYYYHPEDSLKVATTYKHSKEIFDFLETTIGVPFPFQDYKQVPVKDFLYAGMENASLTVFSDSFMVDEIGFTDRNYVNVNAHELAHQWFGDLVTEISSEHHWLHEGFATYYAFLAEREIFGDDYFYFKLFETAEQLRELSDMGEGQRLVAAGGSSLTYYQKGAWAVHILREQLGAEAFDTAVRNYLTKYAYKNVTTDLFMAEVAAVTSMDLTAFKKNWLYQSAFQAEEALASLKENAFMQQYFQLQSGRAVALSSKFTALMNAINTKNDYLGAEAIYQLSQESINATLPAYKSAMATENVFIRQAIASSLEEVPEVLVLEFYELLSDQSYITREQAMIKLWVYHQQRNDPTSQRKVLDLMDNQMGFSDGNIRTLWLALSLATPQYKPEQSLARYKELIGYTAPSQPYQLRENAFNYVRQLESYEEESLHNLIEASVHHVWRFRESARKLLTNALKNPKIAAMLLNIKSDLSEQEIAYLKRINAL, encoded by the coding sequence ATGAAATACCTATTCCTGTTTTTAATCACCTGTTGCGCTTTCGCGAAGGCGTATGCTCAAGATATATCTCCACAAACCGCTTCTGTTGATTTTAAGACCATAAATGCGTCCTTGTCCTTAGATTTTGACAGTAAATCCGTTTTGGGATCCATTGAAACCACCTTTATGATATTACAAAATGTAGATCAGGTAGTCGTGGATGGCGTCGCAATGAAGGTTGTAGATAAAACACCGTCAATCACTGTCACTGCTACAGATAGTACCATTGTTCTCACTGGGGAATTTAAGGCAGGTACAACCTACAAAGCCCAATTTGATTATCAAGTGAAACCATTAAAAGCGGCTTACTTTGTAAATAATAACGGTAAAGAAGAATTCTGGACGCAAGGACAAGGGAAGTATACATCGCACTGGTTACCGAGTATAGATGATATGAACGATAAGATTGTTTTTGACTTAAAAGTAGCTGGACATAATAGTAAGACCATCATAGCAAATGGAAAAGGGAATAGAGTTTTAAAAGATTATGGTGCTCTGTTTTCTTCTTTTGATATGCAACAACCTATTTCTAGCTATCTCGTTGCGCTTGTAGCTGGGAATTATGCCATGAAGAGCGAGACTGCTAGTTCTGGAGTTACGTTGGAGTATTATTACCATCCTGAGGACTCGCTCAAAGTTGCGACTACTTATAAACACTCAAAAGAGATTTTTGACTTCTTAGAAACCACGATTGGAGTGCCGTTTCCTTTCCAAGATTATAAACAAGTTCCCGTAAAGGATTTTCTGTATGCAGGGATGGAAAACGCAAGCCTCACTGTGTTTTCAGATAGTTTTATGGTAGATGAGATAGGCTTTACAGATCGTAATTATGTAAATGTAAACGCACACGAGCTCGCGCATCAATGGTTTGGAGATTTAGTCACAGAAATTAGTAGTGAGCATCACTGGCTCCATGAAGGTTTTGCTACGTATTACGCATTCCTAGCAGAGCGTGAGATTTTTGGAGATGATTATTTTTACTTCAAGCTTTTTGAAACCGCAGAGCAGCTACGTGAACTCAGCGATATGGGCGAAGGGCAGAGACTCGTAGCTGCTGGAGGGAGCAGCCTCACGTATTATCAAAAAGGCGCGTGGGCAGTGCATATACTACGAGAACAATTAGGAGCCGAAGCTTTTGATACCGCAGTAAGAAATTACCTGACTAAGTACGCTTATAAAAACGTCACAACAGACCTATTTATGGCAGAAGTAGCCGCAGTAACAAGCATGGATCTCACTGCATTTAAGAAAAACTGGTTATACCAGAGTGCCTTCCAAGCAGAGGAAGCGCTTGCTTCCCTCAAGGAAAACGCATTCATGCAGCAGTATTTCCAACTGCAGTCGGGTAGAGCAGTGGCGCTTTCTTCTAAGTTTACAGCGCTCATGAATGCCATAAATACAAAAAACGACTATCTAGGTGCAGAGGCGATTTACCAGCTCTCACAAGAATCTATAAACGCTACGCTTCCGGCATATAAAAGCGCCATGGCAACAGAGAATGTTTTTATAAGACAAGCTATTGCTAGTTCGCTTGAGGAAGTTCCAGAAGTACTAGTTCTTGAGTTTTATGAGTTGCTTAGTGATCAGAGCTATATCACACGAGAGCAGGCTATGATTAAATTGTGGGTATATCACCAGCAACGCAATGATCCTACGTCACAACGTAAAGTACTCGACCTTATGGATAATCAGATGGGATTTTCAGATGGCAATATAAGAACACTGTGGCTTGCGTTATCCCTCGCGACACCACAATATAAGCCTGAGCAATCTTTAGCTCGTTATAAAGAGCTTATAGGTTATACAGCACCATCTCAACCGTATCAGCTACGGGAGAATGCATTTAACTATGTAAGACAGCTAGAATCTTATGAGGAGGAGAGCTTGCATAATCTTATAGAAGCTAGTGTACATCACGTTTGGCGTTTTCGCGAAAGCGCAAGAAAGCTACTTACTAATGCCCTTAAAAATCCAAAAATAGCCGCTATGCTTCTGAATATAAAAAGCGACCTCTCAGAACAAGAAATCGCTTATTTAAAACGTATAAACGCGTTATAA
- a CDS encoding MFS transporter, protein MPSSSLYKLYKYLNNEGDELVCKGITDEACKHVATNYFSILFTHTFTKLGDTLSNPKTVLTWLMNYVGAPVFLISLIVPIRESGALIPQVAISNYVKRKPIRKYIWVIGAIIQGLAIAAIGIVALQFEKQTAGWLIIVCLIVFSLARALASVSSKDVKGKTIPKTRRGKLGGYTSSFAGILVLVAGLYITYKSKTNEDIQFYTNLIFFAASMWIIAAVIYAFIKEFPTDITTDESEQNSILDNIKLLKEDSHLRNFVIARSLLLCSALSAPFYVTLAQNNVEGTSYLLGLLIISNGLASIVSSPSWGKLADKSSKNTMAYAVTIASLCGIMLVILVSFTAALKTQLWLYPLAFFILGIAHSGVRQGRKTYVLDMAKGNERTNYVSVSNTIIGIILLFTGGLSAVLSLISVEVVIVVLSILGFWGAIKSYRLPNVEKKKV, encoded by the coding sequence ATGCCATCATCTTCCCTCTATAAACTCTACAAGTACTTAAATAATGAAGGCGATGAGCTTGTTTGTAAAGGCATTACAGATGAGGCCTGTAAACATGTTGCTACCAATTACTTTAGCATACTTTTTACACACACCTTTACAAAACTGGGTGATACACTTAGCAACCCTAAAACAGTGCTCACATGGCTCATGAATTATGTGGGAGCACCGGTTTTTCTCATAAGTCTCATTGTCCCTATACGTGAGTCTGGTGCCCTTATCCCGCAAGTTGCTATCTCAAACTATGTAAAAAGAAAACCCATACGTAAGTACATCTGGGTTATAGGTGCTATTATTCAAGGTCTTGCTATTGCTGCAATAGGGATTGTCGCATTACAATTTGAAAAACAAACCGCAGGGTGGTTAATCATTGTATGTTTAATTGTTTTTAGCCTTGCGCGTGCTCTAGCTTCTGTGAGTTCTAAGGATGTAAAAGGAAAGACTATCCCAAAAACGAGGAGAGGAAAACTAGGAGGTTATACCTCCTCATTTGCTGGTATTTTAGTTCTTGTTGCAGGTTTGTACATTACCTATAAGTCTAAAACTAATGAGGATATACAGTTTTATACAAACCTCATATTTTTTGCAGCTTCCATGTGGATCATTGCAGCGGTGATTTATGCTTTTATCAAAGAATTCCCAACAGACATTACAACAGACGAGAGCGAGCAGAATAGTATTCTAGATAATATAAAACTGCTTAAAGAAGATAGCCACCTAAGAAACTTCGTGATCGCAAGATCGTTATTACTCTGCTCTGCCCTATCTGCACCGTTTTACGTCACATTAGCACAAAATAACGTGGAGGGAACTAGCTATCTATTAGGGTTACTCATTATCTCAAATGGACTTGCCTCTATTGTTAGTTCGCCATCCTGGGGAAAGCTGGCAGATAAATCTAGTAAAAATACGATGGCATATGCAGTTACGATAGCCTCGCTTTGTGGTATCATGTTGGTCATTCTAGTAAGTTTCACAGCAGCTCTTAAAACGCAATTATGGCTATATCCCTTGGCTTTCTTTATCCTCGGTATTGCGCACAGTGGCGTGCGTCAAGGTAGAAAAACATATGTTTTAGATATGGCAAAGGGTAATGAAAGAACAAATTATGTCTCTGTAAGTAACACCATCATAGGGATCATTTTACTTTTTACAGGAGGATTGAGCGCTGTGTTATCCTTGATATCCGTAGAGGTTGTTATCGTTGTACTATCTATTTTAGGCTTTTGGGGTGCCATAAAAAGCTACCGCCTGCCTAATGTTGAAAAGAAAAAGGTATAA
- the recG gene encoding ATP-dependent DNA helicase RecG, which produces MNPTFLQTPIDYLKGVGPNRADLLRSELGIHTFQDLMHLFPNRYIDKTQYYKIGELERNNADVQIIGKFSGLKMIEGKGRRLVATFKDETGQMELVWFRGHKWIRESIKLNTPYVIFGKCNYYNGNFSMPHPEMELLADHEKSIKSAMQPVYPSTEKLSNRGITNKVVNGVMQTLFLECKNHLFESLSKPILTELKLMPKREALLNVHFPQSQEHLARAQYRLKFEEFFYIQLQLAFKNVNHKTKIKGYPFEKIGPNFTTFYNDHLPFELTGAQKRVLKEIRHDLGTNAQMNRLLQGDVGSGKTIVALMSMLMALDNGFQACLMAPTAILAVQHYHGLKELCKELNTSISLLQGSTKTSKRRIIHEQLENGELNILIGTHALLEDKVKFKNLGLAVIDEQHRFGVKQRSKLWHKNEYPPHVLVMTATPIPRTLAMTVYGDLDVSVIDELPPGRKSIKTVHRYDSNRLKVFKFIRDEIALGRQVYIVYPLIQESEAMDYKDLMDGYESISREFPMPKYQISIVHGQMKPADKEIEMNRFIKGETQIMVATTVIEVGVNVPNASVMIIESAERFGLSQLHQLRGRVGRGAEQSYCILMTSHKLSSDSKVRLETMTRTNDGFEIAEVDLKLRGPGDITGTQQSGALNLKIADIIRDNDILKVARSYAWAVVKDDPTFKKEENQIIRFMYAQMMKFKNIWSYIS; this is translated from the coding sequence ATGAATCCCACTTTTTTACAAACTCCAATAGATTACCTCAAAGGCGTAGGTCCTAACAGAGCAGACTTGCTCCGCTCTGAGCTGGGTATTCATACCTTTCAGGACTTGATGCACCTGTTTCCGAATCGGTATATTGATAAAACGCAGTATTACAAAATAGGCGAACTAGAACGTAATAATGCCGATGTGCAAATAATAGGCAAGTTTTCAGGACTCAAAATGATAGAAGGAAAAGGGCGACGACTCGTTGCTACTTTTAAAGATGAAACTGGGCAAATGGAGCTTGTGTGGTTTAGAGGACATAAATGGATTAGGGAGAGTATAAAGCTCAATACTCCTTATGTGATTTTTGGAAAATGTAATTATTACAACGGTAATTTTTCCATGCCTCATCCAGAAATGGAGCTACTTGCAGATCATGAAAAAAGTATCAAATCTGCGATGCAACCGGTATATCCATCTACCGAAAAATTGAGCAATCGAGGGATCACAAATAAGGTGGTAAATGGCGTCATGCAAACCCTCTTTTTAGAGTGTAAAAATCACCTCTTTGAGAGCCTCTCAAAACCCATCCTAACTGAGCTTAAATTGATGCCAAAAAGAGAGGCGCTTTTGAACGTTCATTTCCCGCAATCTCAAGAGCATTTAGCAAGGGCACAATACCGATTAAAATTTGAAGAATTTTTTTACATTCAGCTGCAATTAGCATTCAAAAATGTAAACCATAAAACTAAAATAAAAGGGTATCCATTTGAAAAAATAGGACCTAATTTCACCACCTTTTACAATGACCATTTACCCTTTGAATTAACGGGTGCACAAAAAAGAGTGCTCAAAGAAATTCGTCATGACCTGGGCACAAATGCCCAGATGAATCGTCTTTTACAAGGAGATGTAGGTTCTGGGAAGACCATAGTAGCACTCATGTCAATGCTCATGGCGCTTGACAACGGTTTTCAAGCTTGCCTGATGGCGCCTACTGCCATCCTGGCAGTGCAGCACTATCATGGTTTAAAAGAATTATGTAAAGAATTGAACACCAGTATTTCACTACTACAAGGCTCAACCAAAACTTCAAAAAGAAGAATCATTCATGAACAGCTAGAAAATGGTGAGTTAAACATCTTAATTGGGACCCACGCACTGCTAGAAGACAAGGTGAAATTTAAGAATCTTGGACTTGCAGTAATCGATGAGCAACACCGTTTTGGCGTAAAACAACGCAGTAAATTATGGCATAAAAATGAGTACCCACCACACGTACTTGTGATGACCGCCACCCCTATTCCACGTACCCTTGCTATGACCGTTTACGGCGATCTAGATGTGAGTGTTATAGACGAACTTCCACCGGGTAGAAAGTCCATAAAAACAGTGCACAGATATGACTCAAACAGGCTCAAAGTTTTCAAGTTTATTAGAGACGAAATTGCACTAGGAAGACAGGTCTATATTGTATACCCATTAATCCAAGAATCTGAGGCCATGGATTACAAAGATTTGATGGATGGATATGAGAGTATTTCGCGAGAATTCCCCATGCCAAAATATCAAATTTCTATCGTCCACGGACAAATGAAACCAGCCGATAAGGAGATTGAAATGAATCGTTTTATCAAAGGCGAAACACAAATCATGGTCGCCACTACCGTTATTGAAGTTGGCGTAAATGTGCCTAACGCATCTGTGATGATTATAGAAAGCGCAGAACGTTTTGGGTTAAGTCAGCTACACCAATTACGTGGTCGTGTAGGTCGTGGCGCAGAGCAGAGTTACTGTATTTTGATGACCAGTCATAAGTTGTCAAGCGACAGTAAAGTGCGTTTAGAGACGATGACACGCACCAATGATGGTTTTGAAATCGCAGAGGTTGATCTAAAGCTACGTGGTCCTGGTGATATTACAGGAACCCAACAAAGTGGTGCCTTAAACCTCAAGATAGCCGATATTATAAGAGATAATGACATCCTCAAAGTAGCCCGAAGCTATGCGTGGGCTGTGGTTAAGGATGATCCCACCTTTAAAAAAGAAGAAAATCAAATCATACGCTTCATGTATGCCCAGATGATGAAATTTAAAAATATCTGGAGCTATATATCTTAA
- a CDS encoding peroxiredoxin family protein, whose product MKQILILISFINIISCKQDKVVITPQKLNSGFWRATLAVQDQEELPFIFEANDDGTISIYNAEERIEVDEIVINGDSIRIQTPVFEGYFVGRFRESGNQITGSFIKPSLDRVVPFTINYGVKERFISAGEALSENEAIVNIDGSWETVFSPDNADERYIAKGTFKSDGDIVTGTFRTTTGDYRYLEGKLDGDELRLSTFDGAHAFLFVATVTDSTMQGQFYSGNHFKEAFTAIKNNDYELPDAKGLTYLKEGYDRFDFSFKDTSGRIVSLQDEEYKDKVVLVQILGSWCPNCLEESTFFRDYLVSHPNEDLKLVGLAFEYAKTEETAIQSINRLTDRLQLPYPVLLAQYGEGADKKKAAEKLPMLNHVLSYPTTIYIDKDGAVRRIHTGYNGTATGEKHLEFKEEFEEFVAQLLAE is encoded by the coding sequence ATGAAACAGATACTTATTCTCATCTCATTTATTAACATTATTTCTTGCAAACAAGACAAGGTAGTAATCACCCCTCAAAAGTTGAATTCAGGCTTTTGGAGAGCTACACTAGCTGTTCAAGATCAAGAAGAACTTCCCTTTATATTTGAGGCAAATGATGATGGAACTATTTCCATTTATAACGCAGAGGAGCGCATAGAGGTGGACGAGATTGTGATTAATGGCGATAGTATACGTATCCAAACTCCTGTTTTTGAAGGATATTTTGTGGGACGCTTTCGCGAAAGCGGAAATCAAATAACGGGCTCTTTTATAAAGCCAAGTCTTGATCGTGTGGTGCCGTTTACAATAAATTACGGAGTAAAAGAGCGTTTTATTTCTGCAGGCGAAGCACTAAGCGAGAATGAAGCGATTGTCAATATTGATGGTAGTTGGGAGACTGTTTTTAGTCCAGATAATGCTGACGAACGATACATCGCCAAAGGTACTTTCAAGTCAGATGGTGATATTGTTACGGGTACTTTTAGAACAACTACAGGGGATTACCGTTATCTCGAGGGGAAGTTAGATGGCGACGAACTTAGACTGTCAACATTTGACGGAGCGCATGCTTTTCTCTTTGTGGCAACTGTAACAGATAGTACGATGCAGGGGCAGTTCTATAGCGGAAACCACTTTAAAGAAGCATTTACAGCGATAAAAAATAATGACTACGAATTGCCAGACGCAAAAGGGCTTACGTATTTAAAAGAAGGGTATGATCGATTTGATTTTTCATTTAAAGATACCAGCGGTCGTATAGTTTCTTTGCAAGATGAGGAATACAAGGATAAAGTGGTGCTTGTGCAAATACTAGGTTCATGGTGTCCTAATTGTCTTGAAGAGTCTACGTTTTTTAGAGATTACCTAGTGAGTCACCCTAATGAGGATTTAAAATTAGTGGGACTAGCATTTGAATATGCAAAAACCGAAGAGACAGCAATACAAAGTATTAACCGACTTACAGATAGGTTGCAATTACCTTATCCAGTGCTGCTTGCGCAGTATGGAGAAGGAGCCGACAAGAAAAAAGCAGCCGAAAAGCTGCCTATGCTTAATCATGTACTTTCATACCCAACTACGATTTATATTGATAAAGATGGTGCTGTGAGACGCATCCACACTGGATATAACGGTACAGCGACAGGGGAGAAGCACCTTGAGTTTAAAGAGGAGTTTGAGGAATTTGTAGCGCAGTTACTAGCTGAGTAA
- a CDS encoding putative signal transducing protein — MSILPDSRYEKIHTGSIIETKRLQAILEEKDIPSIVRDDNESAKLAGYALGSPDQSRLLVDKEYLVKAKHIVEIALEDFSNNALSDEELNNLSQQEAPKVTINRITRPAPEKKKPELSSGRLLLYVFFLGLSIWRLSPLLQGEELPTLRIVLSGGLIVFCSYMLITHFMNKSKA; from the coding sequence ATGAGCATACTTCCAGATTCTCGTTATGAAAAAATCCACACTGGGTCTATCATCGAAACAAAAAGATTACAGGCCATTCTAGAGGAGAAAGACATCCCAAGTATAGTGAGAGATGATAACGAGAGTGCAAAGCTGGCAGGCTACGCGCTAGGCTCTCCTGATCAATCTAGATTGCTTGTTGACAAAGAGTATCTGGTAAAGGCAAAACATATTGTAGAAATTGCTCTTGAAGACTTTTCAAACAACGCACTATCTGACGAGGAATTAAACAATCTATCGCAACAAGAAGCGCCGAAAGTAACAATCAATAGAATCACAAGACCAGCACCAGAAAAGAAAAAGCCAGAATTATCTTCTGGCCGTCTTCTCTTATATGTATTTTTCTTAGGACTATCCATATGGAGACTCTCACCGTTACTTCAAGGTGAAGAGCTTCCTACTTTGCGCATTGTGCTAAGTGGAGGCCTCATTGTTTTTTGTAGCTATATGCTCATTACACACTTTATGAACAAGAGTAAGGCTTAG